The sequence TAGTATATACGCGGGTACATACGCCACGTTTCTGAGGGCATGCGTCCAGCGCCGGAACGTTGCTCTTCACAACTTTCATGGATCGCGGTTTGCGTACCAGTTGGTTAATCGTGACCATTCAATAAAGCTCCTGGATTTTGATTCTTACAATATTACATAACTAATAATCCGCAAGCAGCTGCTATGTGCGCAACAAGTGTAATCCGTGGTTCAATAACACGTCGTAACTGTTTAGCGTTTGTTTTGGGAAGATCATCTTCTGAATAAGTTAATGACGCACCAAATTCGCGGAATGGTAATGGTATTATGATAACGCAAGATTCTATGGCTGAAGAGTAACAGTGTCAAGAACAAGAAATAGACAATTTACATTGTCTTACCATGATATCTGTTGCAACTGTTTTTCAGTTAAACCGACGAATTCATTATAACTGATAATTGTGATATTAGCGGAAAAATAAACAGATATCCCACGCGCGACTATATCATTTTTCAGTGCGTACAGCGTCAGAGGCGAGTCACTCAGTGCGCCAGCCGCCGGCGAGCCGCGCAGACCAGCGATCACACCATCGGAAAAAAGCAGTAGATCATCGCCGGTCTGCGCGCTCCGCAATAGCGCTGCTAGATCGCAAGCATAGGGAGAACGGCTAAGAGTATATAGCATTATCGTAATCGTATCCGTTCGTTGTTAAAACGTCAATATAGTGTTATAGGCGGTTAGCTGCTGGCGCCAGTCAGCAGCCGATAGCCATTGGACATGTAACACATAGCCGGAACTTGCATCCAGACCGCGTTCCCATGCCGAGTCAGCGCATAGATATAGCCGATCAACATCATACAGAGCTAATAGACTAAAAGTAGCGACAAAGTTCCGTGCCAAAATTTTGGCTGGCTGCTGCTGCGACAATAACAACAATACGCCATCGGCGATAAAAAATATGCCAATATTCTTGGCAAGTGAAGAAATAGCCAATATTGCGTCAAGACCCTCTCTTCCAGAGGTATCGCCGTGTGGTCCGTGCGTGAACACAAAAGCGATGTTTTTCATATCTTCCGGCCTTAAAACTGAACAAAACGATCGCAGCCGCACGCAGCCTGTGCCAGAGTACCAAGGCCACTCATTTTGAAACCAGGCTGAATATTATCACCGTTTAGTTTAAGTAAAGCCGCTTGAACGGCATCGGTGATGCCGCGGCGCAGAGCAGCTGCGACGCAAACATGCAGCTCAACCATATGCTGCTGCGCTAGATCATTCCAGGCGCGCACCAGATCTACCTCATCACTGGCGGGCGCGCTCAGTCGATTAGCATTAGTTACGCCTTCTTGATAAAAAAACACTGTACCAAGATGGTGGCCGCAAGCCAGCAGAGCCCAGGCGAACTGCAGTGCGCTACTGGCGCGCTGATTGCCATAGGCCGGGCCGGTTACCATCAAACAGTAATCAAGAAATAACTTGTTTCTATCCATCCCAAACACACAACATCACCGTTATTGATAACGGCTTTAATATAAAGATAAACCATCACTTGTTCATTATCTGGTTAGTAATCACCAGATCTAAATCAATAGCAAAGCACTGTTTTTTGCCCGAGTATAGTGATTGTGGTAAAATAAACGCTACCATCATCACGACACTTGATGGATGCGCAGATTAGCAAAAAGACCAGCAATTGAGAACATTGCCACGGTTATTCAATTATCAAGCCACTCACAAATATGTTTGGTACCCTTTTTAAGGTTGGGATATTCGATTACATGATTAGCGATCGTACCCATGTCGGAGCTTTCGCTTTTATAAGACATAATACCAGTAGACATATTATTTGTTCAATAATAGGACATGCTTATGCTGATTGTATAGATCATTATTATTTTCTGTTGATACTACGGTAATATATAGCCTGATTCTTGTTTGGTAACCAAAATAAATGCAATTGCGCTTCAGATGCCTGCTTCGTTCCTTCCCAGGTCACAAATATTCCAAGCGCAGCGATTAGTTGGTCATTATAAAACAGCAGTGGCGTGTGGCCCCGTAGCCACGGCGGAATTTCTAGTTCCTGCCAAATTTTTTTCAATGTTCGACCATGGCGCCGTCCAGTGATATGCAGCAGTCCGCGCACCGGGCCAAATCTTATTGATACTAATTCGTCGCACATCGGGGCGCGGACGACAGATTTGATGGCTACTATAGTGTCAGCACTAGCTATGCCGTCGGACAAGCGTTCCCCTTGCAGGGGACTGTCGCTATCAACCGTTTGTCGAAAAATTATTCCCATATCAGTAGGTAACTGAAGTTGATCGTATCCCGGTGGCCAGGGCAATATCGTCACGCCATCAGCAAGCTTCGCCAACTTTGGCAACACAGAAGGTAGCACATAAAGACGATCGCGAAAGCGGCGCACCTGGCAGTCATCGATCTGCATTTTCGCAACTGCATCGCGGCGGCTGAGTGCAACCTCTTGCCACAGACGCGCTAATTGCAGGCGTGAGGGCATTCGGACACTAAGGTTGGCCAACCAGCGGCGTAAGAGGGCAGCACGCCTAAGATTACTCATCACCATTAGTGGCGTTAAGCGTAGCGACCCGTCCGGTGACATAAGATCGTCCAGCGTTTCAGCTAACAGTTCATCTAATAGTCTTTCCTGCCCGGCACAAAGCTGTGCGCTGCGCGCTGAGGCAGAGGCAAAGTGTGGCCAGCGCTGCCGCAAAAGCGGTAGGATCTGTAAGCGCAAAAAATTGCGGTCGAACCGCATATTTGTATTACTTTCGTCCTCAATCCAGCTTAGCTCGCGTGCACAA is a genomic window of Candidatus Moranella endobia PCIT containing:
- the tusB gene encoding sulfurtransferase complex subunit TusB, encoding MLYTLSRSPYACDLAALLRSAQTGDDLLLFSDGVIAGLRGSPAAGALSDSPLTLYALKNDIVARGISVYFSANITIISYNEFVGLTEKQLQQISW
- the tusD gene encoding sulfurtransferase complex subunit TusD; protein product: MDRNKLFLDYCLMVTGPAYGNQRASSALQFAWALLACGHHLGTVFFYQEGVTNANRLSAPASDEVDLVRAWNDLAQQHMVELHVCVAAALRRGITDAVQAALLKLNGDNIQPGFKMSGLGTLAQAACGCDRFVQF
- the tusC gene encoding sulfurtransferase complex subunit TusC, translated to MKNIAFVFTHGPHGDTSGREGLDAILAISSLAKNIGIFFIADGVLLLLSQQQPAKILARNFVATFSLLALYDVDRLYLCADSAWERGLDASSGYVLHVQWLSAADWRQQLTAYNTILTF
- the tilS gene encoding tRNA lysidine(34) synthetase TilS, with amino-acid sequence MIHTDDCRQLQALHRRVAVYIAPYRAVLLAFSGGLDSMVLLDIITALRDGDEAMGSACSKILRAVHINHGLNRDADRWVKHCAYECHRRKVKFNIVRVVIDSTQDGLEAAARGARYRALAATLAADECLLTAHHQDDQVETLLLALKRGSGPAGLASMTADMPFHDHRLVRPLLDCSRAELEAYACARELSWIEDESNTNMRFDRNFLRLQILPLLRQRWPHFASASARSAQLCAGQERLLDELLAETLDDLMSPDGSLRLTPLMVMSNLRRAALLRRWLANLSVRMPSRLQLARLWQEVALSRRDAVAKMQIDDCQVRRFRDRLYVLPSVLPKLAKLADGVTILPWPPGYDQLQLPTDMGIIFRQTVDSDSPLQGERLSDGIASADTIVAIKSVVRAPMCDELVSIRFGPVRGLLHITGRRHGRTLKKIWQELEIPPWLRGHTPLLFYNDQLIAALGIFVTWEGTKQASEAQLHLFWLPNKNQAIYYRSINRK